The region CTAAATATCCCCTGTGGCAAATTCCCTCTTCAATTTTACTATTATCACTGCCAGCGGCACTTGATTTTCATCATGATTCAACTAAACATTGTCAGTAAATAAATAGAAGTTTATTATGAGCCCATTGGGAATTATGAGTTTCATTAATCAAATGATGCAAACTGCAAACTCCCTCTTCAATTTCACTACTATTCCCTCTGGTAACTTCTACACATATGAGGTTGAAAAACGATACCAACATATAACTACATAAACATAGCAGTTGAAACGAAAAACTGTCCATAAGAATTGTGTTCCAGAGCATTCGGGATTCTACAGACTAGGTTACAAAGTATCAAATTCACTTGGATACTCAAAAAAAATCTTTGTCAAAAAAAGATTAGGTAAATTTGCACAAAAATATGTGTAAACCTAGAAAAATATCACAGAAATTAATAGCAATTTCACTCCATTCAAATTTAatgacatgacacttcaccatttgaaCTGACAAAACAATCTAAAAATGAAATATCAGTAGCTACTCCATAAGAAAAAAATCACACAGGAAACTAATCACGttaatatgaatttgatggtaatgTTGCCAAAGTTTTATAAAATGAACATTCAGAAACTTGGAGGTCCCATATGAATTTACAGATGAACAATCATAATCCTAATTAGATCATGTCAAATCCTATGGAATTGTGCTGGCCCATAAAGGAATTAAAAGAGACATTTCCACAAACACGCATTGTACAGCTACGTTACTAGAATCCTCAATTGCACTACAGAAAATTGCGATTAGTACAAATTTACAGGCACAATTCCACGTTATCAGTATAGCTATATTTAGTTCTACACAGATCAACCGATCATATGAGTTATCACAGAAAATACCACATTTAATAATAAGTTAATCGAATACAAGAAGGTATGGCAGTAGGATAACCTAATCAATTTTATGCAGTAAATGACTACAGCGGAATGAACAGCACAGGACTACGCAAACAAGATTACAGGAACAAGGGCAAAGAAGCTTCACCTCTCGGCGAGGAACATGAGGTGCTCTTCATCGGCAAACTCAGGGAGGAGCACAGCCTCCATCCGACCATCTGCCCGCGTTGCGGCGACCTCAAGGTCGCCGGTGAGAGCGGCCTGGACGGAGATGCTCCCTCTGGTGGCACCGGTCCCAGCCGCGCGCCGGGCGGAGGTCCGGGCTGTCCAGTCCCGGAGATCAACGCGGCGCCATGCGAGCGGGTCGCGAGCGGCGGCCCACCACGCAGAGCAGGTACGGGGTGCGCCGCCAGAAAGTAAATCGGGGGCGCCCACGCGGGACATAATCGCCACAAGGAGGTCGTGCTGCAGCTCCCCCCACGGCCGGACCGCCGCCGGCGCCATGGACGGTCGGAGAGCGGTAGGTTTCTTTTTCTTTCGCAAATGGAGAGGTAGGTTGTGGGGTGTACCAGCGAGAATGCCGACCGTGCCTATGTTTTTTACAAATATAACCTTAGAGTATCTCTAGCACATCCATCCGGCATAATAACCGCCGGTTTATAAAACAAAGGCAATTTCGACCATCCAAAAAAAGGTTGCGGGATCCTGCGTACTCCGGATCGTTTTCGCCAACTACGAGATTCACCCTTGTTTTTGCTAGATCCTCTCTCCTTGGCGCGAACCAACTTCCGCCCGCTTCCGTTCCCGCCTCCCGCGCCGcagccgctgttggggaacgtagtaattttaaaattttcctatgcacacgcaagatcatggtgatggcatagcaacgagaggggagagtgttgtccacataccctcgtagaccgtaagcggaagcgttatgacaacgcggttgatgtagtcgtacgtcttcacgaatcgaccgatccaagcaccgaacgtacggcacctgttcaacacacgttcagctcgatgacgttccccgggctccaatccagctaagcgtcggggatgagttccgtcagcacgacggcgtggtgacgatgatgatgttctaccggcgcagggcttcgcctaaactccgcgacgatatgaccgaggtggaatatggtggaggggggcaccgcacacggctaaggaacgatccgtagatcaacttgtgtctctttggggtgcccccccgcccacgtatataaaggagcaaggggggaggccggccggcccttggggcgcgccaaggagggggaagtcctcctcctagttggagtaggactcccctttcctagtccaactaggaaggaggaagggggaaggaaagagagggagatggagagggaaagaggggccgcgcccccctcccctagtccaattcggactccccatgggagggggcgcgccacctcctgggctgctgccctctctctcccctcaggcccactaaggtccAATActtctccggggggttccggtaacccctccggcacttcggttttctccaaaatcacccggaacacttccggtgtccgaatatagtcgtccaatatatcaatctttatgtctcgaccatttcgagactccttgtcatgtccgtgatcacatccgggactccgaacaaacttcggtacatcaaaacttataaactcataataaaactgtcatcgaaacgttaagcgtgcggaccctgcgggttcgagaactatgcagacatgacttcgaactattctcagtcaataaccaatagcggaacctggatgcccatattggctcctacatattctacgaagatctttatcggtcaaaccgcataacaacatacgttgttccctttgtcatcggtatgttacttgcccgagatttgatcgtcggtatccaatacctagttcaatctcgttaccggcaagtctctttactcgttacgtaatgcatcatcccataaccaactcattggtcacattgcttgcaaggcttatagtgatgtgcattaccgagagggcctagagatacctctccgacaatcggagtgacaaaacataatctcgaaatacgccaactcaacatgtaccttcggagacacctgtagtactcctttataatcacccagttacgttgtgacgtttggtagtacccaaagtgttcctccgataaacgggagttgcataatctcatagttacaggaacatgtataagtcatgaagaaagcaatagcaacatactaaacgatcaagtgctaggctaacggaatgggtcatgtcaatcacattattctcctaatgatgtgatcccattaatcaaatgacaacacatgtctatggttaggaaacataaccatctttgattaatgagctagtcaagtagaggcatactagtgactatatgtttgtctatgtattcacacatgtatcatgtttccggttaatacaattctagcatgaataataaacatttatcatgaaataaggaaataaataataactttattattgcctctagggcatatttccttcagtctcccacttgcactagagtcaataatctagttcacatcgctatgtgatttaacaccaatattcacatctgcatgtgattaatactcatagttcacatcatcatgtgatcaacacccaaagggttaactagagtcaataatctagttcacatcgctatgtgattaacacccaaaagagtactaaggtatgatcatgttttgctcgtgagagaagcttagtcaacgggtctgtcatattcacagccgtatgtatttcgcaaatattctatgtccacaatgctctgcacggagctactctagctaattgctcccactttcaacatgtatccagattgagacttagagtcatctgaattggtgtaaaagcttgcatcgttgtaacttttacgacgggctcttttgtcacctccataatcgagaaacatctccttagtcctcactaaggatattcttgacccatgtcagtgatctacttattagatcaaaattgtattcctttgccaaacacagagcaaggtatacaataggtctgcttcacagcatagcatactttatagaacctatgactgaggcatagggaatgacttttcattctctttctattttctgcgatggtcgggtcttgagtcttactcaacttcacaccttgtaacacaggcaagaactccttctttgactgttccattttgaactatttcaaaaaatttatcaaggtatgtactcattgaaaaatcttatcaagcgtcttgatctatctatatagatcttgatgctcaatgtgtaagcagcttcaccgaggtcttgctttgaaaaactctttattcaagtatcctttcatgctatctagaatttccatatcatttccaattaacaatatgtcatccacatataatattagaaatgctacagagctcccactcactttcttgtaaatacaggcttcttcaaaagtctgtataaaatcatatgctttgatcaactcatcaaagcgtatattccaactccaagatgcttgcaccagtccattgatggattgctagagcttgcacactttgttagcatctttaggattgacaaaaactttctggttgcatcatatacaactcttctttaataaatccattaaggaatgcagttttgacatccatttgccagatttcataaaatgtggcaattgctaacatgattcagacagacttaagcttcgatatgagtgagaaaatctcatcgtattcaacaccttgaacttgttgaaaacatttcgcaacaagtcgagcttagtagatagtaacactactatcaatgtccgtcttcctcttgaagatccatttatttaacatggcttgctgatcatcgagcaagtcaatcaaagtccatactttgttctcatacatggatcatatctcagattttatggcctcaagccatttcgtggaatctgggctcatcatcgcttcctcatagttcataggttcatcatggtctagtaacatgacttccagaacaggattaccgtaccactctggtgcggatcttactctggaagacctacgaggttctgtagtaacttaatctgaagtttcatgatcatcatcattaacttcctcaataatatgtgtagtagtcacaggaacagatttctgtgatgaactactttccaataagggagcaggtacagttacctcatcaagttctactttcctcccactcacttctttcgagagaaactccttctctagaaaggatccattcttagcaatgaataacttgccttccgatctatgatagaaggtgtacccaatagttaactttgggtattctatgaagacgcacttctccgatttgggtttgagcttatcaggttgattttttttttcatataagcatcgcaactccaaactttaagaaacgacagcttaggtttactgctaaaccatagttcatacggtgtcgtctcaacggatttagatggtgcccttttaaacgtgaatgcagctgtctctaatgcacaaccccaaaacgatagtggtaaaaccgataagagacatcatagattgcaccatatccaataaagtgcggttacgacgttcggacacaccataacgttgtggtgttccaggtggcgtgagctgtgaaattattccacattgttttaactgaagaccaaactcgtaactcaaatattcgtctccgcaatcagatcgtagaaactttattttcttgttaggatgatttttccacttcactctgaaattctttgaacctttcaattatttcagacttatgtttcatcaagtagatatacccatatctgctcaaatcattttgtgaaggtcagaaaataacgatacttgccacgagcatcaacactcattggatcgcatacatcgatatgtattatttccaataagtcagtagcttgttccattgtttcggagaacggagtttttagtcatcttgcccaaaaagcacggttcgcaagcatcaaatgattcataaccaagtgattccgaaaatccatctttatggagtttcttcatgcgctttacaccgatatgacccaaacagcagtgccacaaataagttgcactatcattatcaactttgcatcttttggcatcaatattatgaatatgtgtatcactacgaccgagatccaacaaactattttcattgggtgtatgaccatcaaaggttttattcatttaaacagaacaacaattattttctaattttaaatgaataactgtattgcaataaacatgatcaaatcatattcatgctcaacgcaaacaccaaataacatttatttaggttcaacactaatctcgaaagtatagggagtgtgcgatgatgatcatatcaatcttggaaccacttccaacatacatcgtcacttcaccctcaactagtttctgtttattctgtaactcctgtttcgagttactaatcttagcaaccgaacaagtatcaaatactcaggggttactataaacactagtaaggtacacatcaataacatgtatatcaaatatacccttgttcactttgccatccttcttatccaccaaatattcaaggcatttccgcttctagtgaccatttcctttgtagtgtaagtactcagtttcaggctttggtttagctttgggcttcttcatgggagtgacaacttgcttgtcattctacttgaagttcctctttctttccctttgccctttttcttgaaactagtgatcttgtcaaccatcaacacttgatgctctttcttgatttctaactttgttgatttcaacatcacgaagcgctcgggaattgttttcgtcatcccttgcatactatagttcatcacaaagttctactaacttggtgatggtgactagagaattctgtcaatcactatcttatctggaagattaactcccacttgattcaagtgattgaagtacccagacaatctgagcacatgctcactagttgagcgattctcctcgatcttttagctatagaacttgttggagacttcatatctctcaactcgggtatttgctggaaatattaacttcaactcttggaacatctcatatggtccatgacattcaaaacgtctttgaagtcccgattctaagccgttaagcatggtgcactaaactatcaagtagtcatcatattgagctagccaaacgttcataacgtctgcatctgctcctgcaataggtctgtcacctagtggtgcattaaggacataattcttccgtgcagcaatgaggataaacctcagatcacggatccaatccgcatcattgctactaacatctttcaacacaattttctctaggaacacatcgaaataaacatatgaaagcaacaacgcaagctattgatctacaacataatttgcaaaatactaccaggactaagttcatgataaatttaagttcaattaatcatattacttaagaactcccacttagatagacatctctctagtcatctaagtgattacgtgatccaaatcaactaaaccatgtccgatcatcatgtgagatggagtagtttcaatggtgaacatcactatgttgatcatatctactatatgattcacgttcgacctttcggtctccgtgttccgaggccatatctgtatatgctaggctcgtcaagtatgacctgagtattccgcgtgtgcaactgttttgcacccgttgtatttgaacgtagagcctatcacacccaatcatcacgtggtgtcttagcacgaagaactttcgcaacggtgcatactcagggagaacacttcttgattattagtgagagatcatcttaaaatgctaccgtcaatcaaagcaagataagatgcataaaggataaacatcacatgcaatcaatataagtgatatgatatggccatcatcatcttgtgcttgtgatctccatcttcgaagcaccgtcgtgatcaccatcgtcaccagcgcgacaccttgatctccatcgtagcatcgttgtcgttacgccatctattgcttctacgactatcgctaccgcttagagataaagtaaagcaattacagggcgtttgcatttcatacaataaagcgaaaaccatatggctcctgccagttgccgataacttcggttacaaaacatgatcatctcatacaataaaatatagcatcacatcttgaccatatcacatcacaacatgccctgcaaaaacaagttagacgtcctctactttcttgttgcaaattttacgtggctgctacgggctttagcaagaaccgttcttacctacgcataaaaaccacaacgatagttcatcaagttggtgctgttttaaccttcgcaaggacatggcgtagccacactcgattcagctaaagtgagagagacagacacccgccagccacctttaagcacgagtgctcgtaacggtgaaaccagtctcgcgtaagcgtacgcgtaatgtcggtccgggccgcttcatctcacaataccaccgaaccaaagtatgacatgctggtaagcagtatgacttgtatcgcccacaactcacttgtgttctactcgtgcatataacatcaacgcataaaacctaggctcggatgccactgttggggaacgtagtaatttcaaaattttcctacgcacacgcaagatcatggtgatggcatagcaacgagaggggagagtgttgtccacgtaccctcgtagaccgtaagcggaagcattatgacaacgcggttgatgtagtcgtacgtcttcacgaatcgaccgatccaagcaccgaacgtacgg is a window of Triticum dicoccoides isolate Atlit2015 ecotype Zavitan chromosome 2B, WEW_v2.0, whole genome shotgun sequence DNA encoding:
- the LOC119365246 gene encoding F-box/LRR-repeat protein At3g48880-like — translated: MAPAAVRPWGELQHDLLVAIMSRVGAPDLLSGGAPRTCSAWWAAARDPLAWRRVDLRDWTARTSARRAAGTGATRGSISVQAALTGDLEVAATRADGRMEAVLLPEFADEEHLMFLAERSPNLHYFSFPTTCMTSDDFCMAITKLQSLKGMAVDESLINYDVLLHVHQCCTDFLELKVFALYVDEDMA